The following proteins come from a genomic window of Amphiura filiformis chromosome 16, Afil_fr2py, whole genome shotgun sequence:
- the LOC140172794 gene encoding uncharacterized protein, translating into MKNLSACSADLLPFHTCKYCRQRFYYDTSRYLIHLRRHEKWIHVYPYKNGFFPHAVIKWMTYEKVKNVRDSTEEAVPVIKPGQSNTDQNAKPVNYPCQFCPRIYVTADLKDTHEKSHYDKQCRYCGKRFRCRRSRIIHERIHTKERPHQCKYCDTSFSMEITMTKHERIHTNEKPYQCMYCGKCFRENASRRCHERIHTKEKPFQCKYCKRSFTRRSGKTVHERIHTKEKPYQCKYCGKSFTTGGAKINHERMMHMKAEPFRCRCCGKCFKYRTSRYKHEKCHNKEKPSEDSVKIRHVRTYTEEEKHFLCTYCGKKFLYESKMTEHERIHTKEKPHQCKYCIKSFSTRWVARTNTKGITQNHTNADIVARVSHMLVVEITMKRRFTSRVPQQQVIRKRKT; encoded by the coding sequence ATGAAGAATCTATCAGCTTGTTCGGCCGATCTTCTACCATTTCATACATGCAAGTATTGCAGACAAAGATTTTATTATGATACTAGTCGATATCTGATTCATTTAAGGCGCCATGAAAAGTGGATACATGTATATCCATATAAGAATGGCTTCTTCCCACATGCAGTCATAAAATGGATGACTTACGAAAAAGTCAAGAATGTGCGTGATTCTACAGAGGAGGCAGTGCCTGTTATCAAACCTGGACAAAGTAACACCGATCAAAATGCAAAACCTGTAAACTATCCGTGCCAATTTTGCCCAAGGATTTATGTAACGGCTGATCTGAAAGATACGCATGAAAAATCTCACTACGATAAACAATGTAGATACTGTGGCAAGAGATTTAGGTGTCGACGTAGCAGGATTATCCATGAAAGAATTCATACAAAAGAGAGGCCTCATCAGTGTAAATATTGCGACACGAGCTTCTCAATGGAAATTACCATGacgaaacatgaaaggattcacacgaatgagaaaccttatcaatgtatGTACTGTGGCAAATGTTTCAGAGAGAATGCGAGTAGAAGatgtcatgaaaggattcacactaaagagaaaccattcCAGTGTAAATATTGCAAGAGGAGTTTCACAAGAAGAAGCggcaagactgtacatgaaaggattcataccaaagagaaaccctaccaatgtaaatattgcggcAAGAGTTTCACAACTGGAGGTGCCAAAATTAATCATGAAAGGATGATGCACATGAAGGCGGAACCGTTTCGATGTAGATGTTGTGGCAAGTGTTTCAAGTATCGTACTAGTAGATATAAACATGAAAAGTGTCATAACAAAGAGAAACCTTCTGAGGACAGTGTCAAGATAAGACATGTAAGAACTTATACGGAAGAAGAAAAACATTTTCTATGTACATATTGTGGCAAGAAATTTTTATATGAAAGTAAGATGACTGAGCATGAACGAATccatacaaaagagaaaccacATCAGTGTAAATATTGCATCAAGAGTTTCTCAACACGATGGGTAGCAAGAACAAACACGAAAGGTATCACACAAAACCATACAAATGCGGATATTGTAGCAAGGGTTTCTCATATGTTGGTGGTAGAAATAACCATGAAAAGAAGATTCACATCAAGAGTTCCTCAACAGCAGGTAATAAGAAAAAGGAAAACATAA
- the LOC140136305 gene encoding dipeptidase 1-like, with translation MDKKLVVGIVIVVCIVVLAIAIAVPVVRKTRGQGAQASLQQAKKWMSQTPLIDGHNDLPWRLKQHEDNKLKSLDLNQRPSWEITHTDIPRLRQGRVGAQFWAAYTDCFTQYKDSLRHVLDQIDVIKRICQMYPETFEIVTSTNGIEEAFQNGKIGSLIGVEGGHNIDSHLGVLRMLYDLGVRYMTVTHSCNTPWADNWHVDEPGGTPEFDGLTDFGVRVIKEMNRLGMLVDLSHVSKGLMEDVLAIPNVAPVIFSHTSAFALCNHYRNVQDDVLLKVKKNKGVVMVNFYTKYINCPPANITADVNYANLTQVADHIEHIRDICGIDCVGIGGDYDGVETVPEGLEDVSKYPDLIAHLIDRGWGNTDIKKLIGDNLLRVFRDVEQVRDKMKNTLPDETTISRQLQQESSNVCRSKVFLG, from the exons ATGGACAAGAAGTTGGTGGTAGGAATTGTTATAGTGGTGTGCATAGTAGTACTTGCAATAGCAATTGCGGTACCTGTTGTTCGTAAGACTCGCGGTCAGGGTGCCCAAGCTTCCTTACAACAGGCCAAAAAATGGATGTCACAAACTCCGCTCATTGATGG CCATAATGATCTACCCTGGAGATTAAAACAACATGAAGATAATAAACTAAAAAGTTTGGATTTGAACCAGCGGCCTAGTTGGGAAATAACGCACACAGACATTCCACGGTTGAGACAAGGAAGAGTTGGCGCACAG TTTTGGGCAGCCTATACGGATTGTTTTACGCAATACAAAGACTCACTTCGTCATGTTTTAGATCAGATTGATGTCATCAAACGTATTTGCCAAATGTATCCAGAGACATTTGAGATCGTCACAAGTACTAATG GTATTGAGGAGGCTTTTCAAAATGGTAAGATTGGCTCGCTTATTGGCGTAGAAGGAGGGCACAACATTGACAGCCATCTTGGAGTACTACGCATGCTCTATGACCTAGGGGTCAGATACATGACAGTGACCCATAGCTGTAATACGCCGTG GGCTGACAATTGGCATGTTGACGAACCTGGAGGTACCCCTGAATTTGATGGGCTGACGGACTTTGGCGTG AGAGTTATCAAAGAGATGAACAGACTGGGAATGTTGGTTGATTTATCACATGTTTCCAAAGGCTTGATGGAAGACGTGCTGGCAATACCAAATGTGGCACCGGTTATTTTCAGCCACACCTCCGCATTTGCTTTGTGTAATCACTACAGAAATGTACAGGATGATGTGCTTTTAAAGGTG AAGAAAAATAAAGGAGTTGTAATGGTAAATTTCTACACGAAATATATCAACTGCCCGCCGGCGAACATCACCGCAGATGTCAACTATGCCAACTTGACACAGGTTGCAG ATCATATTGAACATATCAGGGACATTTGTGGAATTGACTGTGTTGGGATTGGTGGAGATTACGACGGCGTTGAAAC TGTTCCAGAAGGCTTAGAAGATGTATCTAAATATCCAGACTTGATAGCGCATCTGATAGATCGTGGATGGGGAAACACAGACATCAAGAAGCTTATAGGAGATAACTTATTGCGGGTTTTCAGAGATGTAGAACAG GTACGAGACAAGATGAAGAATACCCTTCCAGACGAGACAACGATATCACGTCAACTTCAACAAGAATCTTCAAATGTGTGTAGAAGTAAAGTTTTTCTGGGTTAA